One genomic window of Roseofilum reptotaenium CS-1145 includes the following:
- a CDS encoding GAF and HD-GYP domain-containing protein: MDEQHPELACLVVQKDADEATKRANLVEELLAIGTALSGSHDLQQLLDLILSKSREITSSDAGSVYLVNHKEDAQELIFKTAQNDSISTRLFQEFAIPLTPKSLAGYVALTGDTLNIVDAYQLPSSVPYQLDRSFDHDFAYRTCSVLVLPMQNNEGTVIGVLQLINRKHQPDLHITATNALENTLPFSQFQEQIVRSLASQAAISIERNHLQQSIETLFEGFVKASVQVIEARDPTTSGHSERVAELTVRLAQEVNDIHSGPLHLIWFNDRQLQEIRYASLLHDFGKVLVPETILGKREKLYPEQLEVIRHRFSLAQRTLEMECYQNKFKYLVEHPSHHHSEDTEEDCPHCDRLGQLDQELNQAIAYLKESLALIEDLKRPLAIETKELKTHYQTFKQQLEKIAQFTYRDVDGQQKPLLKPDEIAQLLVVRGNLTTQERLAIEAHVTHSYEFLKRIPWTKGLQDIPAIAYGHHEKLDGSGYPQGLHQQDIPMQTQMMSVADIYDALTAADRPYKRRLPIDIVMKILHEEANNGKINPDLVLLFEQRQVFTALGHTWPKESVSAA, from the coding sequence ATGGATGAACAGCATCCCGAATTAGCCTGTTTAGTTGTACAAAAAGATGCAGACGAAGCAACTAAACGAGCCAACTTAGTGGAAGAACTCCTCGCTATTGGTACCGCTCTATCAGGGAGTCACGATTTACAACAGTTATTAGATCTGATTTTGTCCAAAAGTCGGGAAATCACTTCTAGTGATGCCGGAAGTGTCTATTTAGTCAACCACAAAGAAGATGCCCAAGAGTTGATTTTTAAGACCGCCCAAAATGATTCGATCTCGACCCGTCTGTTTCAGGAATTTGCTATTCCCTTAACTCCGAAAAGTTTAGCCGGTTATGTAGCTCTGACTGGGGATACCTTAAATATTGTCGATGCGTACCAACTCCCCTCGTCCGTTCCTTATCAACTCGATCGCAGCTTTGACCATGATTTTGCTTATCGGACTTGTTCTGTTTTGGTGCTGCCGATGCAAAATAATGAAGGGACAGTCATTGGAGTCTTACAGTTAATTAATCGCAAACACCAACCGGATCTGCACATTACGGCCACTAATGCTCTAGAGAATACTTTACCGTTTAGCCAGTTTCAAGAGCAAATTGTGCGATCGCTCGCTTCCCAAGCGGCTATTTCCATTGAACGAAATCACCTACAACAAAGTATTGAAACTCTATTTGAGGGTTTCGTGAAAGCCTCTGTACAAGTTATCGAAGCCCGCGATCCGACCACTTCTGGACATTCGGAACGGGTAGCAGAATTAACCGTTAGACTAGCCCAAGAAGTGAATGATATTCACTCCGGCCCCCTCCATTTAATTTGGTTTAATGACCGGCAACTTCAAGAAATTCGCTATGCCTCTTTGCTACATGATTTTGGTAAAGTCTTGGTTCCGGAAACCATTTTAGGGAAGCGAGAAAAGCTTTATCCCGAACAGTTAGAAGTGATTCGCCATCGATTTTCCTTGGCTCAACGGACGTTAGAAATGGAGTGCTATCAAAACAAGTTTAAGTATTTAGTCGAACATCCCAGTCATCACCATTCAGAAGATACGGAAGAGGATTGTCCCCATTGCGATCGTTTGGGGCAATTAGACCAGGAATTAAATCAGGCGATCGCCTACTTAAAAGAATCTTTAGCCCTAATTGAAGACCTCAAGCGTCCCTTAGCCATTGAAACAAAAGAACTCAAGACTCATTATCAGACGTTCAAGCAGCAATTAGAAAAGATTGCCCAATTCACCTATCGAGATGTGGATGGTCAACAAAAACCCTTACTCAAACCCGACGAAATCGCTCAGTTACTGGTGGTTCGAGGCAATTTAACGACTCAAGAACGGTTGGCGATCGAGGCCCATGTCACCCATTCCTACGAATTTCTCAAGCGCATTCCCTGGACAAAAGGTTTACAAGATATTCCGGCGATCGCCTACGGACACCATGAAAAACTTGATGGCAGCGGATATCCCCAAGGACTCCATCAACAAGATATCCCCATGCAAACCCAAATGATGAGCGTTGCCGATATCTATGACGCGCTCACTGCCGCAGATCGCCCCTATAAACGCCGCCTTCCCATTGATATCGTCATGAAAATTCTCCATGAAGAAGCCAACAACGGCAAAATTAACCCCGATCTTGTTCTCCTCTTTGAACAGCGCCAAGTCTTTACAGCTCTCGGCCACACCTGGCCAAAAGAGAGCGTATCAGCCGCCTAA
- a CDS encoding DUF4079 domain-containing protein, whose translation MDTKDILAIIHPTLAVALVYPLIGIVVHFAWQTRQRRLQIAAGDKSKIPTIVGPDHVRIGQWLTGSVVGISLVALAYVLFIDKPRSSTAEAILVALLFAATITSLVYLFRVSKRGSKLWRGVFATGAGMGLVVLGCQDGVFRRGYEWYISHYYYGITAALLMIFSLAIVQDIYRDRSHKWRMAHIILNCVAVLLFFGQGFTGSRDLLELPLDWQKPYVYQCKWSAKTCPQLGD comes from the coding sequence ATGGACACCAAAGATATACTCGCTATAATACATCCTACCCTAGCTGTAGCCCTTGTTTATCCCCTCATTGGTATTGTGGTTCACTTCGCCTGGCAAACTCGCCAACGACGATTACAAATAGCAGCAGGGGATAAAAGTAAAATTCCGACTATCGTTGGCCCAGATCATGTCAGAATTGGCCAATGGCTCACGGGTTCTGTAGTTGGCATCAGCTTAGTTGCCCTGGCTTATGTCTTGTTTATTGATAAACCCCGCTCTAGTACCGCTGAAGCTATTTTAGTCGCCCTGTTATTTGCTGCTACTATTACTTCCCTAGTTTACCTCTTCCGCGTTAGTAAACGTGGCTCTAAATTATGGCGAGGTGTATTTGCAACCGGTGCAGGTATGGGTCTAGTCGTTCTAGGTTGTCAAGATGGTGTGTTTCGACGGGGCTATGAATGGTATATTTCTCACTATTATTATGGTATTACTGCGGCCCTATTAATGATTTTCTCTTTAGCGATCGTACAAGATATTTACCGCGATCGCTCCCATAAATGGCGCATGGCCCACATTATCCTGAACTGTGTCGCCGTCTTATTGTTTTTTGGTCAAGGATTCACCGGTTCCCGTGACTTGCTAGAACTTCCCCTCGATTGGCAAAAACCCTATGTCTATCAGTGTAAGTGGAGTGCAAAAACCTGTCCTCAGTTAGGCGATTAA